GGATACATAAAGCCCACGGCCACTAAAGGCACGCCCAGGTCGCTGCATTCTTTGACATGATCACCGGCCAGAAACCCCAATCCGCCTGCATAAAAGGGGAGGGAATGGTGCAGCCCGTATTCTGCTGAAAAGTAGGCAATGGGAAGACATTCAGGGTCAGCAATGTTTTCAGAAAACCAGCCACCCTTTAATGCCATCTCCTTCCGGAATCTGGCGAGCACCACATCGTAGTGGTGTAAATACTCCGGATCACTTGCTGCTGATTCCAGAACTTCTCCCGGAAGCTCCCTCAACATCCTTACAGGGTTATGACCGCTCTCCTTCCATGCTGGACGGTCCAGCATCTTAAAGAGCATCCTCGCCGCAGGATGCCAGCTCCACCAGAGGTTGTATGATAGTTCTCCAAGGCCTGATATCCTATCAGGGATATTATGGAATCTGTCTTTTAAATCATCCATAATACTTCTCCTTAAAGCGGTTATGAAAAATGTTTGTCACCTTATCTGATGAAAATGTCATTCCTGCGGAAGCAGGAATCCATTCTCTTTTTCTGGATTCCTGAGAATGACAAAAAGTATTTTCACGGTAAATGATAACTATCTAAACCAATAGACATACTGATTATATCATCCAGAATACCTGTCTCCACAAAACCAAGTTTTTTCCAGAACGATAGTGCAATAGGGTTATCTGCCTTAATCTTTATGAGTATTCTTTCCACTACTGAATGCCTCTGCAGACTTTTCGCAAAAAGCTTAAACGCCCTGGTCCCATAACCCATTCGTCTGTTATTTCTGTCGAATATCACCAGACTCATCTCAGCAGATTTACCGATCATCAGATTATATAGACCAATAAATCCCATCCGCCCTGAAGCACACTCTATACAGTAGGCAGGCATAAAGGTCTTTTTTATCCACCACCAGATGAAAAACCATGATGAAGCTATGGGTTTGTTCAGGCCGTTTGCCAATAGGATGTCTTCATCCTTTAATCCACCCATTAGAAATGGACCATCAAAGACCCTCAGTGGTCTCAGCCTGATACTTCCATCTTCTATAAATCTCGGAATTTTGGTACAAAACATTCATTACCTTCTTACCACAAGGACAGGGATTTTTGTATCCTTGTGGATAATACCGAATGTAACGCTGCCAAGAACCGCTGCCTTTATAGCGCTTTTGCCATGGGATCCCATAACGATCAGGTCAACTTTTGATTTTTCAGCCTCCTCTATAATTTCCTCAACCGGATGCCCTGACCTGATAACCATTTTTGATTGAACGCCCTTCTTCTTGCAGAATCTTTCTGCCTCTTCGATATATCCCTCAGCAGCCTGCCTCAGATAATCCTCGATAGGCTCAATCAGGTGTGTTATGGTTGCTACACCAGGAATCGACTTGGTTAAAAATAGGCTTTTATCGATTACGCTGAGCAATATCAAAGAAGCACCTGTTTGCCTTGCAAGATCAACTGCATATTTAACAGACTTCCCCGCAGTCTCTGAGCCATCAGTAGCCACAAGAACCTTTGAAATCATAAAATCCTCCTCTTAGAGTTGTTTTGAGCATTCGCTCAATCTTTTTTAATGCCTCTCGGCCATAATCTGTCGGCAAGCATCCTCTTTCCGTCGTCTGGTGATGGCTGGTCATATACCAGTTTGATTTTTATCATTTTGGCTAAACACTGTGCAGCAAATAAATTACAAGAAATATCCCGATTGCAAGGACTGAGATGGCGAGCAGTATATCAAGAATTAAGGATGGCTGATAGGTATCTTCATCTATCTGTTTTTCAACCTTCTTATATCTGATAAATGCAAGTACACCCATCAAGGCGCCGAGACCGACAAGGAATATTCCGAAGATTGAAGAATACCCAGGAGATGGAGGAGTGACCTCTTTCCCTAAAAAATATGATATCTGTTTCACGAACAGGGCGAATTTCTCGACGACAAACCCGAAGGCCATTATGCCGATGCTCGTCCTTATCCATGCAAGGAATGTCCTTTCATTAGCCATGTGGACACGGCGGTTGCGGATTTTTGATGATTTTTGATTCTCTGCCGTGTTCTTATCCATTGACATAGGGACGGATCATTTGTTGTCACGCGACAATTCGTTCATAATGTCTTCCATCATCTCTATCTGAATCTGCTCGATTTCAAGGAGTTTCTGCTGCTGGTTCAGGATCAGGTGGTCAACTTTCTCATTCAACATTCTTATTTCCAGTTCGGCTTTCAGATTTACTTTGTAGTCATGTTTAGATCGCTCTCTGTCTTTTTCCTCAAGTCTGTTCTGACTCATCATAATGACTGGAGCCTGCATTGCCGCCAGACAGGACAAGATAAGATTCAAAAAAATAAACGGATACGGGTCAAAAGGTTTTTGTACCAGAACATAAACATTGATGGATATCCATGCAAAAAGGAATATCATGAAAAGTGAGATAAAAGACCAGCTTCCACCAAAATTACCAATTTTATCAGCAAGTCTTTGACCGAAAGTCATTTTTTGATTGAATGTTTCGTCTATATTTTCTGCAATCAGCTCACCTTTCTTGACACTCTCCAAAACTTCGTGCTCTAAATTTGTAAGAGATCCGAATTCCTCTTTCAGGGTGTTTTCAATGTATCTCTGTCTGTAAAAATTCAATTCGGAAAGAGATGCATATTGGTCTTCAGTAAAGTCAGGGTGGTCCTTTTTTATCTCGTTCAGAATACCTATACGAATTGATTTGCCACTGATCAATTCATTTTTAGGATATTCTTTTTTTGAAATACTGCTTATTAAAGTTTCCATAAGCCCAGCCTCATCATTTCCAATATTCGAGACGGTTAACAGCCTACACCGTAGCTTTATAACGATTTATTTATTCAACTGATTCTTTTCTTCTGGTGATTCACTTTCGAGTCCTTTTTTAAAACCCCTTATTGCCTCCCCGAGGCTCTTTCCGAGGGATGGAAGCTTACTCGGCCCAAATACCACAAGGGCAATGATAAGGACGACCATCATTTCAGGCAAACCGAGCCCGAACATCCTGACGGGCTAATTTAGCATAACAAGCCTTAAAAGGCTGTTTCCATCAAAACTTATTTAGATTATGCTCAAATAAATAATTTGCACCCTGATAATAGCTTACTGCCTCATCCAGCAGATTCTGGTCTGGTGGTATTTTTTTTGTCTCACCAGTACGCCTATCGAACTGATACACTGTGCCTTCTTTCTTTATATCAAGGACTGCAAGTCTGTCATTTTTTACATAGCCGAGTTTCTGATAAGTTCCAATGAGTGCCCTTTCCTGTTCCGGCTGCATCTTTAAAATATCCTTACCGAAAAATTTAGTCTTATAGCTGAAGTTTAAAAGTCCCAAAACAGTGGGGGCAATATCTATCTGGCTCGCCAGCTTATCTATCCTCTGCGGTGTAAAATGCGATGGGGAATAGATGAGAAGGGGGATTTCATACCGGTTAACAGGCAGTGATGTCTTTCCTGCGGAGCCGGCACAGTGGTCTGCAACTATAACAATGACAGTATCCTTGAACCACGGCTCTTTCCCTGCATCGTTTATAAATTTGCCGATTGCGTAGTCTGCGTATTTGACAGCGCCATTTCTTCCGGAATGGGATGGGATATCTATCCTGCCTTCAGGATATGCATATGGTCTATGGTTGGAGGTTGTCATGATGAGCGCAAAGAAAGGCCTATTGTTTTTGTAAGACTTATTGAACTCTTTAATGGATTTATTGAACAAATCCTCGTCACTTACTCCCCATGCATTCTCAAAGGTTATCTCCTGCTTCGAAAAATCAGTCCTGTCAACAATATCATCAAAACCATTATGTCCGAAAAAATAATCCATGTTGTCGAAGTATCCATACCCGCCGTATATAAACTTTGTATCATACTCCTTGCCTTTCATCACAAAGCCCCAAGAGAACATATTCTCATTGTGGGGTCGCTTAACTATAGACCTTCCCGAGGTAGGCGGGATCGACAGCGTAATCGCTTCAAGTCCCCTGTCTGTCCTTGTTCCTGTAGCATGCATGTTTGTAAAGAAGATACTTTCCTTAGCCAGTCTGTCGAGGTTAGGGGTGAGATTATTCTTATTACCGAAAACACCGAGGAATTCTGAGCTTAGGCTTTCCTCAACTATTACCACCACATTGAGTTTTTTTTCTTCCACAGCGTTTTTAATCTCTCTGGTAACATCAAAGATATTGTCATTGACAAAAGAGTTGTTCTCGCTTAAAAGCAATCTTAATTTTTGAAAGACTGCCCTGTCGTCTCTTGTTGCATAAAATGTCTCGTAGTTTATCTTATTGTTCTTAAATGCCGCAAAGAGGCTGTAGATGCCGTTGGCAGAAAGCTCATTTGCATAGTTATTGGCGGATATCTTTGCCCAATCCAGATCGACAAAGGTGAAAGAGAACATCGGAATAATGATGAATATAAAACCGCTATTAATCCTCTGTTTTAAGCTGCTTCTTACCGCTATAGATGAATCAATCAGTTTTCTAAAAGACATGAGGGTTATTAATGATATAACTGCAATTGCAGTCAATATGGCCGGCATGGGATATGATTCCATAATATTTTTAACCACTTCGTGGGTATAGATGAGATAGTCCACAGCAATGAAATTAAATCTGACACCGAACTCATCAAAGAAAAAGTATTCTGCAAAGCTGTTGAAGATAAGCAAATACAGAATAACGAAAGATGAAAAATAGACGACAGGCTTATGAAACCTGCCTTGATAAATTTTATCGGGGATAAATGTCAGGTAAAGAGCCAGAGGAATTGAAAAATAAGCTGCGGCAACAATATCGAAGAAAAGACCTACACCATAAACCTTGATTAAAAGCCATGATGTCAGATGAATAACATGCAGCGATTTAGCAAGCAGAATCGTCCTCGTTATAAAGGACAGCGCTACGAATACAGCAAAGAACAAATACACGACGGCAAAGCGGCTCTTAGAAAAAAATTGCTTTAAAAAT
The sequence above is a segment of the Nitrospirota bacterium genome. Coding sequences within it:
- a CDS encoding DUF1003 domain-containing protein — protein: METLISSISKKEYPKNELISGKSIRIGILNEIKKDHPDFTEDQYASLSELNFYRQRYIENTLKEEFGSLTNLEHEVLESVKKGELIAENIDETFNQKMTFGQRLADKIGNFGGSWSFISLFMIFLFAWISINVYVLVQKPFDPYPFIFLNLILSCLAAMQAPVIMMSQNRLEEKDRERSKHDYKVNLKAELEIRMLNEKVDHLILNQQQKLLEIEQIQIEMMEDIMNELSRDNK
- the tatA gene encoding twin-arginine translocase TatA/TatE family subunit, whose translation is MFGLGLPEMMVVLIIALVVFGPSKLPSLGKSLGEAIRGFKKGLESESPEEKNQLNK
- a CDS encoding sulfatase-like hydrolase/transferase, whose translation is MFLKQFFSKSRFAVVYLFFAVFVALSFITRTILLAKSLHVIHLTSWLLIKVYGVGLFFDIVAAAYFSIPLALYLTFIPDKIYQGRFHKPVVYFSSFVILYLLIFNSFAEYFFFDEFGVRFNFIAVDYLIYTHEVVKNIMESYPMPAILTAIAVISLITLMSFRKLIDSSIAVRSSLKQRINSGFIFIIIPMFSFTFVDLDWAKISANNYANELSANGIYSLFAAFKNNKINYETFYATRDDRAVFQKLRLLLSENNSFVNDNIFDVTREIKNAVEEKKLNVVVIVEESLSSEFLGVFGNKNNLTPNLDRLAKESIFFTNMHATGTRTDRGLEAITLSIPPTSGRSIVKRPHNENMFSWGFVMKGKEYDTKFIYGGYGYFDNMDYFFGHNGFDDIVDRTDFSKQEITFENAWGVSDEDLFNKSIKEFNKSYKNNRPFFALIMTTSNHRPYAYPEGRIDIPSHSGRNGAVKYADYAIGKFINDAGKEPWFKDTVIVIVADHCAGSAGKTSLPVNRYEIPLLIYSPSHFTPQRIDKLASQIDIAPTVLGLLNFSYKTKFFGKDILKMQPEQERALIGTYQKLGYVKNDRLAVLDIKKEGTVYQFDRRTGETKKIPPDQNLLDEAVSYYQGANYLFEHNLNKF
- a CDS encoding DUF202 domain-containing protein — protein: MDKNTAENQKSSKIRNRRVHMANERTFLAWIRTSIGIMAFGFVVEKFALFVKQISYFLGKEVTPPSPGYSSIFGIFLVGLGALMGVLAFIRYKKVEKQIDEDTYQPSLILDILLAISVLAIGIFLVIYLLHSV
- a CDS encoding GNAT family N-acetyltransferase, producing MFCTKIPRFIEDGSIRLRPLRVFDGPFLMGGLKDEDILLANGLNKPIASSWFFIWWWIKKTFMPAYCIECASGRMGFIGLYNLMIGKSAEMSLVIFDRNNRRMGYGTRAFKLFAKSLQRHSVVERILIKIKADNPIALSFWKKLGFVETGILDDIISMSIGLDSYHLP
- a CDS encoding universal stress protein; protein product: MISKVLVATDGSETAGKSVKYAVDLARQTGASLILLSVIDKSLFLTKSIPGVATITHLIEPIEDYLRQAAEGYIEEAERFCKKKGVQSKMVIRSGHPVEEIIEEAEKSKVDLIVMGSHGKSAIKAAVLGSVTFGIIHKDTKIPVLVVRR